The genomic stretch CGAGCTTGTCAGGATGAAAGCACCGGCAACCGCCTTTCAAGGAGAAATCGTATCTTTCAAAGGATACGGTCCTTCGAAAGAATGGCGCTGGCAGTTCGGAGAATCCGGAATTGTCGATTCGCGGGAGCAGAACCCACTCTACGCCTATACAGAACCCGGCATATACGAGGTTCTGCTGACTACGGAGAATACCCAATATCCGGTCCGGCACACCATTGAAATCCTTCCCCAATATACGGAGAACGACTCGACAGACGTGCTTGTCATCATCGGCAATGACATCCGTGAACACTTGCAAGCCATCGTGGACGGCAAGCCGTTCAATACCCATTACAATTATATCCTGAAGAAATACCTTTGCGGAAATCCGGACATAGCGGTAACCGTCAACAACAGCAAGAAGAATGATTTCTATTCCTATTGTCAAGGACTGAAAATCATAGCACGCAGGAAAACCCTTATAGACGAGGTGTTCGTCGATATGGGAGACAACCTGAACAACGAATGTGTGATGCAGCTGATGGTAACACAGCACGAACGCTTTTCCGAACAAAAAAACAAATGAGGCATGAAAAAGAATTGCATATCGACACTCATAAAAGGAGGATGGATTTGCGGGTGCATCATCTGTATGGCATCCTGCAGACCGGTACACCGTTTTACGCGGATAAAGAATGTACCCCGTGAATATATGCGAAACTATTCCATAGAAGGGGTAAAGGCTCCCCGCAGCCAGACACTGCCCAAGCATACCCCGTGGATTGTCTTTGCCAATGAAGCAGGAACGACCTATCTGAGTCCGAGCGGAAAGAACGAGATGCAGTCTGTGAAATACATGGACGCATTTCTCGTCATCAAGCGAAAAGGAGACTGGCTCAGAGTCATTCAATACGACCCAGCCATTCTGAAAAACGGGAAACTGAAAGAATGGAAACAGGCAAAATACTGCGGATGGATCAACCAAAACGACCTGTTGCTGACCCGGAGCGGCTTTACCGACATTGTTACCGGATTCAAAAACAAACAGGTGGTCATGCTGAACGACAGCGTGGCATTGGCCACCCCAAAAACGTATTTTGCCAACGACTCCGTAAAACTGTTCAAAAATACAGACCTGACACAAGAGGCTGGCAAGATTCCATTTTACAGTGTCGTATATCCTTATCAAATATCGGAAGACAAAGGATGCACCCTCGTGGCAGACAAGCCGCAGCTTGACGCAGACAGCATAGGGCATGCTGTCATCGGATGGATAGACGGACGCCTGCTGACCGCCCCCGAACAGCAGCTCCATATAGACATAACCTCGCTGCCGGACAGCACGCTCGTCTTTAAAGACAGGGAACGGAAAGACACCTTGCCGCTATCATCCAACGACCTGAAGCGGAAACTGCAACTTTCGGCCAGCCAGCCTGCTATCCGCTACAGCCCGGTACTGTCCTACCGGAACAATGACACGAGCTTCTGCTTCAAAACCCGGCTTCCGATGCCGGTCATCGACAAACGGGAAAGCTATGTGCTGAATGTCAACGGCAATCCAATCTATTACGGGACTTTCAAAAACAAGATAGAGAAGGACCTGCAAAAAATAAACCTCATGTTTGTCCTGGAAGGAAAAGAGAACACCATCCAACGGTTTCCAGCCGTGGTGAATGCCATCCAGGGACTGCAATCGCAACTGGTGAATGACGACAGCTTTTCTTTCAGGTTCGGTGCCGTGCTTACCTTCAATGAACCGGACAACCGGAAAGACCCCATCTGCAAACTGACTCCCGACTACATGGAGCTGCTTGATTTCCTTTCCGCCAAAGCACGTAATGCCGAGCAACTGAAACCTACATACGGACGATTCGGCAGCTGGTCCGGCCTTCGGATCGGAGTGGAGCAATTCAACAAATGTCCGGATGAAACCAATATTCTGGTTGTCATCGGCGATAAAGGGTTCAACAGCGAGTGGGCAGACTCCACCTTGGTGAACAAGCTGGTAAAAAACAACTGCCGCATGATCGGCTTCCAGCTCTACGGAGGAGAACCGGACAACTTCAACAACTTCGTGCTGCAAATCGGGAACATGATAGACTGCTCGGCACCACGCATCAGCCGGAAAAAACGGGAACTGATTGTATATCCCGAACAAATCAGAAATGAAAACGAATATGCGGAGGTGAACCATAACACCTATTGTCTGGACTTTCCAAACCGGAGCATGACACAGGGATGGCTGGTGTTTCCGCAAAAGAACGAATCGCTGGAACTGGAAGGACTGACCACCGCCGTGGATTCCATGCTGATACAAGTGAAGTTTGACAATACCCTGCTGAGCAACAGCCTGGCAAGGGCATTCGACGAAGTGGGTACACACCGATATAGGACAGATTCGACAATGACAGCTTATTACCATATCCGCCAGTCGGGGGTACAACCCATGCTATCCGTACTTCCGGATACCGAACCCGCCTGGAGCCTGCCTGCACAGCCAATCGTACTGCCGGACTCGCTGTCCTCCACACTGGACTATTATCTGCTTGTCAACGAAGAGGAGTTCAAACGGTTGAGAAAGTATGTGGAAGCACCCTCCAAGCTGATTGTTGACTATAAATACGAAGCGGTCAAAAAGAAAAAGCAAGCGAAGGTGGATATCTGCGATTGTCCGGACGACTACCTACAGACAGATGCCGAAGAATCTACCGTACGTGTAAAGACGGACAGCCTGAACGCACCGGAATATGCCTCAACCCGACGTGTAAGAAGAAAACTGACCAGACATTTCCTTTCAGAGCGCAACAGGGACAGATATTGCAAGGTAGGGAGAAAGACTTTCCTGAGAATGCCCCTGTCAGAGGTCTTGCAAAGGTTTACCTCCTGCCCGACCGACTATCCTTTCTTTGAAGTTTACCGTGTCAAGGACTTGCGGAAAAAGAAAATGATTACGGATGCGGAGCTGGACATGCTGATTGAATATTTCAAGGAAAAGAAAAAACTGCTAGACGAAGCCGCCGGCAAGTCGTTCCAGTCCAACGGGCAGACATACTATTGGATCAGCCGCGACCTATTACCATAGTCATTCACCTGAAACTGTATTATCATGATTTATGAAACTATTCTGAAAATAAGAGGAATGGAGGTGCCGATACTCTATTATAACTATCGGTGCCACATCCGGCACTATGATGACCCGAATCTGAGAAAAATCATACAACTCCACATCCAAGTATGCGAGGAAATCGGCAATCGGGAGTGTCTGCTGGTCGAGGGAGACCTGATTACGCTTGCGTTTGAGTGCAAGGGTGAAGAACAGTTCTTCTATGACTGGCTGAACGAAGGGGCCATGCACAACGGGGAAATCCATTTTATCTACAACGAAGTGGAAATAGTGGATATTTTCCGGTTCTGGGACTGCTTCTGTGTGAAAATAGAGGAGTATATGAGTGCCGGAAACTCTCCGATGATGATGGTGCTGTATTTGTCACCGGGAATTATCAAAAGGAATAATCTGGAGGTTAGGGAAAAAGAATGGAGTGATAAGAATAAAACATTAACTTATAGTAATAACGTACATCCAAAAGTTTATGAGAATTTATCATCCACAGTTGTTGATAATAGCTTTCCGAAAGATGATTCTATTGGGGAAATAAAGATAAAATCTCAAGAAGAATTGGAAGATGTTCTTTGTGAAATGTCTAAGGAGGCTTGGAGAAGAGCTGAAGATATAGCAAAATTATTGCCCAAAAGTAATAGTGGTAGAACTGTTTGTTCAGATGGAATCGTAACTATCAGCGGATATAGTAAAAAAAGAGTAAGTAGGAAATTTAGACAGCAGGTTCCTAATATGGTGGATGTTCCTGTTTCTTTAGTTATTGCAGAAACTATGAATATAGAGCATAGTTTACATAAAAACTCCTTTTTAGATAATGGAATATCTGGTAGTAGCAGTGCTTCTCATGCTGAAAAACAGATGCTTGTGAAGCAGAAAAATGAAATGGCTTTTGGAGTAAATAAAAAGATTTGTGAATGCTGTTATGAATTTATACAAAAAATAGCTCAAACAACAGGTAATACTATTTTTGTAACTCAACCTATTGATGAAACATATATCTTTAGTCCAACTTCAGAAAAAGGTAGAATATACAAAATTGGAAATACAAAAATATGAATGATATGAAAGAAATAGATAATTATTTGATGTTGTTGAAAGAGGAAATAAGGAATAACTCTTTTGGACATTTACCATTGAAATATCGTGTTCATCTTATGCGTTATATAGGTAGTCCATTAATTGTCAACAAAATATTTTATAATTGTGCAGTTAAAATAAAGAGCCTAAATGAGGAAATATTTTGTAAGAATGAAATATTGCTTCAGATATTATTTGAAATACAAAAATATTTATATGGCAATAAAGGTGATAAAAATCATTTTATGGTAATTTTTGATAAATATAAAAATTATCTATATGAATATGATGCTTTTGGAGGATTATTATTGTCACTATGTTTTAATATTGCTACTGATGCATCCTTGATATTGAATATAGCGGAATATAATGAAGAAGATGATAATGAATATGATTTTGAAGTGTGGAATCCTGATTTTTTTGCGGAAATAATTTGGTCTGAAGGTATCTACTTTGCTGCTCCAAATAGTGGTAGTGTAAGAAAAAGAGAAGCATATTGGTTTTGGGTATTGGATACCATAAAAAAGATCTACAGAGATACTGATTTGGAGATTATTCCTTTATCTTATCAAAATAGAATAGATAAAAAAATTACTATCCCTTTTCGTAATCAATTTGATGATACTATTGAGGCTCAATTCAAAGATGTACTACTTTATATAATGAATTGTGAACCTCAAAAGCTAAAGGAAGGACTTGGATATAAGATATTATTTGTCTCATGTATAGTTGATATGTTTAATATCACTTCATCTAAAGGGGATACAATAACATTAAATACAAAAAATGTAGATAAAATCTGTAATGCATTTAGAAATATACGTAAACTAATGTATAAGAACAATTCAAAACAAGGTGCATGGTTTCAAGTTGAAATATCGTTAAAAAATAGAGACATATATACATCCAAGTTTAATTATGATGACTTTGATCAAATTCCATCTTTATTTCATAATCCTGATTGGTTGTTGAAAATGTTTAAAGAGTATCCACGAAGTAAAGAATATACACCAGAATGGTTAAGAAAAATCATAGGTAATAAATGTAAATATTTAAAAAAATAAAATTATGGTTCCTTCTGCTTTGAAAGTAAATTCATCTATTACTTTTCTTATATCTATTATTGATAGTTTTAATTATACAATGGACTATATGGAAAACGTAGCCCGGAACTTCACGAAGAAGTATCCCAGCTACCTTATCCATAAGAAAAGCGAAGACAAGATAAAAGCCTTTCTGACCGATATGGTCAAGACCAAAGTGGAAACCTTTGCCAATGCAGAGGCAAAGAATGTGGCAGTAACTGAAGTGCGCGAAATAGCAGACCTGATAGCGGAATATGAAGGTGCAGAAAGTTCTTCATCTTTTGGAACCCATCCTACAGATGCCCCCTCTTTAGGAAACACCGGAATGGAGCTTGCCATGAGTGTAGACACAGGCGCATCGGACATCCGTCCTGTCAATGTAGCCAAGCCCGCAGGCGCATCGGGGAAACCCAAGATAATGAAACGCAGTGTCATTCGCGTAACCGTGGAGCTGGAAGTGCTGATGGAAACCAAACAGTACCTGCATTTCTTACAGGAACTGCCGGAACTGTTCAGTCTGCATGAGTTCTCGAACCTACGTTGCAGAGTAACATGGAAACAGAAACGGGTGAGCTATCAGGAATCTCCATTTCCTATTGAAGTAAAGGTTGTGGAAGACCGTAAATACCAACGCTGGTTTGTAACCTTTACGGTATTGATGGTGCTGTGCTTTATCGGGATAATCACTTTGTTCTTTTCCATTCCGAACCTGTACAAGCAGGACATCCACTTCCTGCGGAATGATACGATTCATCAGGAGTTTTCCATTTCCAACAGCCGTATTGACTTGAAGGATGTAAGCCTAACGAATCATGGCGGGAAAGACACACTTGTCATCAAGGATAAAAAGATAATCATAGCCAAATAAAAAGCAATGGAAAATTCAATTCAGATACAAGGGATAAGAAACATGCTATTCCATAGCGGATGCCCGGAAGACCTGCTGGAGAGCTACCTGCAATTCCTACAAACCGGAGGCCAACAGGTGCAGATTGTTAGAGGAGAAGTCTTTATGATGTTTGAAAAGGAGGCGCAATACCGCAAGAGAAAGAATGAGGAGATGAAAGGAACCGTAACTTTCTGCAAAAATGACGGAGATAATGTCGGGGAATACAATACAGGAGTGTTTATCGGGATGGAGTTTATCCAATGCTGTTTCAACCATGGGATTCCGGCACGGGTGCTGAATGTGCAGAGGGTGCATGGGGAAGTGGCGGAGATTGTTGTGAAATTTGGATGATAACATTGTAAATGTTAATATGGGAAAAGGTGACAGTAGAACAAAGAAAGGAAAGCGATTTATGCATTCTCCACGGAAGTATTATCAAAAAAAACAATTAAATACTGGAAAGATGGAAAATAAGAGTGAATATGGTATATATGAAGAGTTCTTAAAGAATTTTGATTCTGTAAATTATAAGAATAAGGACTCATCTACAATTAATAATGAATTTCAAAAAGTAATAAGTGAACTTTGTGAAAAAGATATGATTAATGTTGCTTTGCAAGCAGAATTAGATCGACAAGTTTTTT from Phocaeicola dorei encodes the following:
- the tssD gene encoding type VI secretion system tube protein TssD — encoded protein: MIYETILKIRGMEVPILYYNYRCHIRHYDDPNLRKIIQLHIQVCEEIGNRECLLVEGDLITLAFECKGEEQFFYDWLNEGAMHNGEIHFIYNEVEIVDIFRFWDCFCVKIEEYMSAGNSPMMMVLYLSPGIIKRNNLEVREKEWSDKNKTLTYSNNVHPKVYENLSSTVVDNSFPKDDSIGEIKIKSQEELEDVLCEMSKEAWRRAEDIAKLLPKSNSGRTVCSDGIVTISGYSKKRVSRKFRQQVPNMVDVPVSLVIAETMNIEHSLHKNSFLDNGISGSSSASHAEKQMLVKQKNEMAFGVNKKICECCYEFIQKIAQTTGNTIFVTQPIDETYIFSPTSEKGRIYKIGNTKI
- a CDS encoding PKD domain-containing protein: MGKIYTRKILFVIAAMLLCILVAILIRLFFSSRTVRMTLTPIEVETGETVHYADSTRNARSWLWEFGNGDISHERSGEYVFKKPGRYQVRLQVDGGLERKQIITVHRSRDDYGSDELVRMKAPATAFQGEIVSFKGYGPSKEWRWQFGESGIVDSREQNPLYAYTEPGIYEVLLTTENTQYPVRHTIEILPQYTENDSTDVLVIIGNDIREHLQAIVDGKPFNTHYNYILKKYLCGNPDIAVTVNNSKKNDFYSYCQGLKIIARRKTLIDEVFVDMGDNLNNECVMQLMVTQHERFSEQKNK
- the tssR gene encoding type VI secretion system protein TssR domain-containing protein, whose product is MKKNCISTLIKGGWICGCIICMASCRPVHRFTRIKNVPREYMRNYSIEGVKAPRSQTLPKHTPWIVFANEAGTTYLSPSGKNEMQSVKYMDAFLVIKRKGDWLRVIQYDPAILKNGKLKEWKQAKYCGWINQNDLLLTRSGFTDIVTGFKNKQVVMLNDSVALATPKTYFANDSVKLFKNTDLTQEAGKIPFYSVVYPYQISEDKGCTLVADKPQLDADSIGHAVIGWIDGRLLTAPEQQLHIDITSLPDSTLVFKDRERKDTLPLSSNDLKRKLQLSASQPAIRYSPVLSYRNNDTSFCFKTRLPMPVIDKRESYVLNVNGNPIYYGTFKNKIEKDLQKINLMFVLEGKENTIQRFPAVVNAIQGLQSQLVNDDSFSFRFGAVLTFNEPDNRKDPICKLTPDYMELLDFLSAKARNAEQLKPTYGRFGSWSGLRIGVEQFNKCPDETNILVVIGDKGFNSEWADSTLVNKLVKNNCRMIGFQLYGGEPDNFNNFVLQIGNMIDCSAPRISRKKRELIVYPEQIRNENEYAEVNHNTYCLDFPNRSMTQGWLVFPQKNESLELEGLTTAVDSMLIQVKFDNTLLSNSLARAFDEVGTHRYRTDSTMTAYYHIRQSGVQPMLSVLPDTEPAWSLPAQPIVLPDSLSSTLDYYLLVNEEEFKRLRKYVEAPSKLIVDYKYEAVKKKKQAKVDICDCPDDYLQTDAEESTVRVKTDSLNAPEYASTRRVRRKLTRHFLSERNRDRYCKVGRKTFLRMPLSEVLQRFTSCPTDYPFFEVYRVKDLRKKKMITDAELDMLIEYFKEKKKLLDEAAGKSFQSNGQTYYWISRDLLP
- a CDS encoding Imm5 family immunity protein: MKEIDNYLMLLKEEIRNNSFGHLPLKYRVHLMRYIGSPLIVNKIFYNCAVKIKSLNEEIFCKNEILLQILFEIQKYLYGNKGDKNHFMVIFDKYKNYLYEYDAFGGLLLSLCFNIATDASLILNIAEYNEEDDNEYDFEVWNPDFFAEIIWSEGIYFAAPNSGSVRKREAYWFWVLDTIKKIYRDTDLEIIPLSYQNRIDKKITIPFRNQFDDTIEAQFKDVLLYIMNCEPQKLKEGLGYKILFVSCIVDMFNITSSKGDTITLNTKNVDKICNAFRNIRKLMYKNNSKQGAWFQVEISLKNRDIYTSKFNYDDFDQIPSLFHNPDWLLKMFKEYPRSKEYTPEWLRKIIGNKCKYLKK